One window of Hydrogenispora ethanolica genomic DNA carries:
- a CDS encoding CGGC domain-containing protein, with the protein MKVGIIRCMQTEDFCPGSTDFKMIQMRKGAFEGVTEDIEIIGFINCGGCPGKKSVLRAEELVKRGADTIALASCIQKGTPIGYPCPFAKRMKEIVKAAVGEEITILDYTH; encoded by the coding sequence ATGAAAGTTGGAATCATCAGATGTATGCAGACCGAGGATTTTTGCCCCGGCTCCACCGATTTTAAGATGATCCAGATGCGGAAAGGCGCCTTTGAAGGCGTGACCGAGGACATTGAGATCATAGGCTTCATCAACTGCGGCGGCTGCCCCGGTAAAAAGTCGGTACTTCGCGCCGAAGAGCTGGTAAAACGGGGTGCGGACACCATCGCGTTGGCATCCTGCATTCAAAAGGGGACCCCCATCGGCTATCCCTGCCCCTTTGCCAAGCGGATGAAGGAAATCGTAAAAGCTGCCGTAGGGGAAGAAATCACGATTCTAGACTATACCCATTAA